The Aerococcaceae bacterium DSM 111021 genome includes a region encoding these proteins:
- the hisB gene encoding imidazoleglycerol-phosphate dehydratase HisB — MIKKERNTLETQIKLELAQSLSEGEEDKGIQTGVGFLDHMLTLFKFHSKLHISVEANGDTEVDDHHTVEDIGILLGEAIRDYYQALESYQRYGSFYLPMDESLARVVLDLSGRPHLNFNAALSKEKVGTFDTELVEEFFNGVAMNARMTLHIDLLKGGNTHHEIEAIFKGFGRALKIALEKTNTGVPSSKGLIA; from the coding sequence TTGATTAAAAAAGAACGAAATACATTAGAAACTCAAATCAAATTGGAACTCGCTCAATCTCTTTCTGAAGGGGAAGAGGATAAAGGGATTCAAACAGGCGTAGGATTCTTAGACCATATGTTAACACTTTTTAAGTTTCACTCAAAGTTGCATATAAGTGTAGAAGCTAATGGAGATACAGAAGTAGACGATCACCATACGGTTGAGGATATCGGGATTTTATTAGGTGAAGCCATTCGAGATTATTACCAAGCATTAGAGAGTTACCAACGTTATGGGTCATTTTACTTGCCAATGGATGAATCCTTAGCTCGTGTTGTTTTAGATTTATCAGGTCGTCCGCATCTTAACTTTAATGCTGCACTATCAAAAGAAAAAGTGGGTACATTTGATACAGAGTTAGTTGAGGAATTCTTTAATGGGGTTGCGATGAACGCACGCATGACTTTACACATTGATTTATTGAAAGGCGGCAACACACACCACGAGATTGAAGCTATATTTAAAGGTTTTGGCCGAGCTTTAAAAATAGCACTTGAGAAAACCAATACCGGTGTACCTTCATCTAAAGGACTTATAGCATAA
- a CDS encoding 1-(5-phosphoribosyl)-5-((5-phosphoribosylamino)methylideneamino)imidazole-4-carboxamide isomerase (catalyzes the formation of 5-(5-phospho-1-deoxyribulos-1-ylamino)methylideneamino-l-(5-hosphoribosyl)imidazole-4-carboxamide from 1-(5-phosphoribosyl)-5-[(5-phosphoribosylamino)methylideneamino] imidazole-4-carboxamide), producing MKIIPAIDLIDGQSVRLTQGDYSEKMIMPKTPQEAVEYYSQFPQVERIHVVDLIGAAEQKAVETSMIGELKKLTDLPLELGGGLRSLKVIQDYDELGIDYFILGSRAIMDVPWLKKIVAHYPGRIFVGIDAREEDIYVNGWKEKSGRQIVEYVEAIEDLDIAGIIYTDINRDGMEQGPNVERTAKLNQSTRHLVVASGGVRGQVDLSELEEAGVTEAIVGKAAQNDDFWKGLN from the coding sequence ATGAAAATTATTCCTGCAATTGATTTAATTGATGGGCAAAGTGTACGACTGACTCAAGGAGATTACAGCGAGAAGATGATTATGCCAAAAACACCTCAAGAAGCGGTTGAATACTATAGTCAATTTCCTCAAGTTGAAAGAATTCATGTTGTTGATTTAATCGGAGCAGCAGAGCAAAAAGCGGTTGAAACATCGATGATAGGAGAGTTAAAGAAGTTAACAGATTTACCATTAGAACTTGGCGGTGGTTTACGCTCACTAAAAGTAATCCAAGATTATGATGAATTAGGCATTGATTACTTTATTCTAGGATCAAGGGCAATTATGGATGTGCCTTGGCTGAAGAAAATTGTCGCTCACTATCCTGGACGTATTTTTGTTGGGATTGATGCACGCGAGGAAGACATCTATGTTAATGGATGGAAAGAGAAAAGCGGGCGTCAAATTGTGGAATATGTTGAAGCCATTGAAGATTTGGACATTGCTGGAATTATCTATACAGATATCAATCGTGACGGAATGGAGCAAGGTCCAAACGTTGAACGAACTGCGAAGCTCAACCAATCGACACGCCATCTTGTTGTAGCAAGTGGTGGTGTAAGGGGACAAGTAGATTTGTCAGAGTTGGAAGAAGCCGGAGTAACTGAAGCGATCGTCGGAAAAGCGGCGCAGAATGATGATTTCTGGAAAGGACTCAACTAA
- the hisF gene encoding imidazole glycerol phosphate synthase subunit HisF — MKKIIPCLDTRNGRLVKGVNFENVKELGDPIEFAQKYDQQGADELVVLDITKTTDGHQLRTQMIQDIVSNISIPLTVGGGIASLEDIKDAIQAGASAVGINSAAVRNPELINEASKEFGFESIVIAVDVAYVNDKEDYFVYTQAGQKQEPIRAFEWLEECQQRGAGRLLITSIDHDGVKGGFDIPFLKRAAQLVDIPIIASGGAGSSQHFIELFNETNVESGLAASIFHQNEVGIKELKQAIQTEGIEIQID, encoded by the coding sequence ATGAAAAAAATAATACCATGTTTAGATACTCGCAATGGACGATTAGTAAAAGGCGTTAACTTTGAGAATGTAAAAGAATTGGGTGACCCTATAGAATTCGCCCAAAAATACGACCAACAAGGAGCAGATGAACTCGTTGTGTTAGATATAACGAAAACAACCGACGGACATCAACTCCGAACGCAAATGATTCAAGATATAGTCAGTAATATTTCCATTCCTTTAACAGTTGGCGGGGGTATTGCTAGCTTAGAAGATATTAAAGACGCTATTCAAGCGGGTGCCAGCGCAGTAGGAATAAATTCCGCGGCGGTTAGGAACCCAGAGTTAATTAATGAAGCATCAAAAGAATTTGGTTTTGAAAGTATCGTTATAGCGGTTGATGTGGCTTACGTTAATGACAAAGAAGACTACTTTGTCTATACGCAAGCAGGCCAAAAGCAAGAACCTATCCGTGCATTCGAGTGGTTAGAAGAGTGCCAACAACGGGGGGCAGGTCGATTGTTAATTACAAGTATTGACCATGATGGTGTCAAAGGCGGGTTCGATATACCATTTCTTAAACGAGCCGCCCAACTCGTTGATATACCTATTATAGCAAGTGGGGGAGCAGGTAGTAGTCAGCATTTTATTGAATTATTTAACGAAACGAATGTTGAATCGGGCTTAGCTGCTTCGATATTCCATCAAAATGAAGTGGGTATCAAAGAATTAAAACAAGCCATTCAAACAGAAGGGATTGAGATTCAAATTGACTGA
- a CDS encoding bifunctional phosphoribosyl-AMP cyclohydrolase/phosphoribosyl-ATP diphosphatase HisIE, translated as MTEINFNKGDGLVPAILQHYRTGQVLMLGYMNQEAYDQTREDGVAWFYSRSKARLWKKGESSGNVQKVIDIVLDCDQDTVLLQVDPVGPTCHTGQTSCFGEENFTLATLEETISDKIANPQEGSYTKYLMDEGQDKILKKCGEEMTEVLIASKNNDKEELINESSDLFYHLIVLLQKKGVSLADVEAQLKERHGVKQTYSVRDEIDEW; from the coding sequence TTGACTGAAATCAATTTCAATAAAGGGGACGGTTTAGTTCCAGCGATATTGCAACATTACCGAACAGGGCAAGTATTAATGCTTGGCTATATGAATCAAGAAGCCTATGACCAGACTCGAGAAGATGGCGTTGCTTGGTTCTATTCCCGTTCAAAAGCACGCCTTTGGAAAAAAGGAGAATCGAGTGGTAACGTACAAAAAGTTATAGATATAGTACTAGATTGTGACCAAGATACGGTTTTACTTCAAGTGGATCCAGTAGGGCCAACGTGTCATACTGGCCAGACAAGTTGCTTTGGGGAAGAGAATTTTACCCTTGCGACTTTGGAAGAAACTATCTCAGACAAGATTGCAAACCCTCAAGAAGGCTCATATACTAAATATTTGATGGATGAAGGACAAGATAAAATCCTCAAAAAATGCGGAGAAGAGATGACTGAAGTGCTGATTGCGTCAAAAAATAATGACAAAGAAGAGTTAATTAATGAATCGAGTGATTTATTTTATCATTTAATCGTGCTACTCCAAAAAAAAGGTGTCAGTTTAGCAGATGTAGAGGCTCAATTAAAGGAGCGTCACGGAGTTAAACAAACATACTCAGTGCGAGATGAAATTGATGAATGGTAG
- a CDS encoding histidinol phosphate phosphatase — MYFYDQHCHTHLSFDSEEQPENYIALGQNVLTLTEHLDLENPVNNGRDDIPNFDQMVAWQKNMKEDDVRLLLGVEVGYVPGQKERLNEILTRYDFDIKLLSCHQNRVYDYMDTESTNPKVEAGLVMMDNYVDQLLEAVTEFTDVQIMTHFDYGFRVHDVSLDTIKKKYTEKFVAIFEQLVKHDIAFELNSKSIVKYDKIELYKWAIPLYQSVGGKLFTLGSDAHNASEYMLGFDELRALLKRYNVHEVALFEKNKMNLVELDELQFINAK; from the coding sequence GTGTACTTTTACGATCAGCATTGCCATACACACTTATCTTTCGATAGTGAAGAGCAACCAGAAAACTATATCGCCCTAGGTCAGAACGTTTTAACACTGACTGAACATCTGGATTTGGAAAACCCTGTGAATAATGGGCGAGATGATATACCGAATTTTGACCAAATGGTTGCTTGGCAAAAGAATATGAAGGAAGACGATGTTCGTTTGTTACTCGGTGTAGAAGTTGGTTATGTGCCTGGACAAAAAGAGCGGCTCAACGAAATTTTAACAAGGTATGATTTTGATATTAAACTATTAAGTTGCCACCAAAATCGTGTATATGATTACATGGATACTGAGTCAACGAATCCAAAGGTCGAAGCAGGTTTGGTTATGATGGACAACTATGTTGATCAATTACTGGAAGCTGTCACAGAATTTACAGATGTTCAAATTATGACTCACTTTGATTATGGCTTTAGAGTTCATGATGTAAGTCTAGACACAATCAAGAAGAAGTATACAGAGAAGTTTGTTGCGATTTTTGAACAATTGGTTAAACATGATATTGCATTCGAGTTGAATAGTAAAAGTATTGTAAAATACGACAAAATTGAACTCTACAAATGGGCCATACCACTTTACCAATCTGTAGGAGGAAAGTTATTTACACTCGGATCAGATGCACACAATGCAAGTGAATATATGCTTGGATTTGATGAGCTGCGAGCACTATTGAAACGGTATAACGTTCATGAAGTTGCGTTATTTGAAAAAAACAAAATGAACTTGGTTGAGTTAGATGAGTTACAATTTATAAATGCTAAATAA